In Salinisphaera sp. LB1, one genomic interval encodes:
- a CDS encoding methyltransferase has product MTTALVFLLCAVLLSAERVTYFLVWRYPHRFQHICRHRLPAALGAPIDVVQVLFRGFKVLQIGVFVFWCAWFADGLPIPTATLAPWLIGAAMIAAGMVLNFSVFAVLGKTGVFYGNKLGHDVPWREDFPFSLVPHPQYVGAVLAIWGVFLIMRFPHPDWFVLPLLETLYYVLGAHFEQ; this is encoded by the coding sequence ATGACAACAGCCCTCGTTTTCCTGCTCTGTGCCGTCCTGTTGAGCGCCGAGCGCGTCACGTATTTCCTGGTCTGGCGTTATCCGCACAGGTTCCAGCACATCTGCCGCCATCGATTGCCCGCTGCCCTGGGCGCGCCAATTGATGTCGTCCAGGTCTTGTTTCGGGGCTTCAAAGTGCTGCAGATCGGCGTCTTTGTGTTCTGGTGCGCCTGGTTCGCCGATGGCCTCCCAATCCCCACGGCCACCCTTGCCCCGTGGCTCATCGGCGCTGCCATGATCGCCGCGGGGATGGTGCTGAACTTCAGCGTCTTCGCCGTGCTCGGCAAGACGGGCGTGTTCTACGGCAACAAGCTGGGCCACGACGTGCCCTGGCGGGAAGATTTCCCATTCTCGCTGGTTCCCCATCCACAGTACGTCGGTGCCGTTCTGGCCATCTGGGGCGTCTTTCTGATCATGCGATTCCCCCACCCCGACTGGTTTGTGCTGCCGCTGCTGGAAACGCTTTACTACGTACTGGGCGCCCACTTCGAGCAATAA